The following are from one region of the Cryptococcus deuterogattii R265 chromosome 8, complete sequence genome:
- a CDS encoding cation diffusion facilitator 1, with protein sequence MSATAIATEVMDHNLPSPRDDLELVAMPSVVGREAGEKDPYSLRTKMIGEDKIKALRQRKTGGSKLASFYESQNEHINDLLKPMSAHSAEAAQDAENNALKVKIAVNASLVANTALAILQLYAAISSMSLALFASCIDAVFDPFANLILWLAHRRSDRANENKWPVRGSRFETIGNIIYGSIMGGVNVILVVESIQEFVTHTGDDLNKFHLASIVSVAVAFGVKFCLFLYCLAIRKSSSQVQVLWEDHRNDLLTNGFSILTAAGGAKLRWWIDPMGATMIAMVIITVWTRTVYEQFTFLAGITAPPDFINLVTYKAMTFSPSITSVDTVRAYHSGPQYFVEVDIVLPPEMPLWEAHDIAQDLQDQIEKLKDVDRCFVHVDHEISHEPEHRKKV encoded by the exons ATGAGCGCCACCGCTATAGCGACCGAAGTTATGGACCATAATCTCCCTAGTCCTCGAGATGATCTTGAGTTGGTGGCGATGCCCTCCGTTGTGGGTCGCGAAGCTGGCGAAAAAGATCCATACAGCCTCAGAACGAAGATGATTGGTGAAGATAAAATCAAGGCTCTTCGCCA GCGCAAAACTGGTGGCAGCAAGCTTGCCAGCTTCTACGAGTCCCAGAATGAGCACATCAATGACTTATTGAAACCCATGTCTGCTCACTCGGCTGAAGCAGCTCAAGACGCTGAAAATAATGCCCTCAAAGTGAAGATAGCTGTCAACGCTTCACTTGTAGCAAACACTGCTTTAGCCATATTGCAGCTTTATGCCGCCATCAGCAGCATGAGTCTGGCCCTCTTTGCCAGTTGTATTGATGCCG TTT TTGATCCTTTTGCCAATCTGATTCTCTGGCTAGCCCATCGACGATCTGATCGGGCAAATGAGAATAAATGGCCAGTGAGGGGTTCACGCTTTGAGACCA T CGGCAACATCATTTACGGATCTATTATGGGCGGCGTGAATGTTATCCTTGTTGTGGAGTCCATTCAGGAGTTTGTGACTCATACAGGTGATGATTTGAACAAATTTCACTTGGCGTCTATTGTATCCGTCGCAGTTGCTTTCG GTGTTAAATTTTGCCTCTTTCTTTATTGCTTGGCCATCCgaaaatcttcttctcaagtCCAGGTTTTGTGGGAAGACCACCGGAATGATCTCTTGAC AAATGGGTTTAGTATCTTGACGGCTGCCGGAGGTGCCAAACTTCGGTGGTGG ATCGATCCTATGGGGGCAACAATGATTGCGATGGTTATTATTACTGTATGGACTCGCACCGTATATG AACAATTCACTTTTTTAGCAGGCATCACTGCCCCTCCTGATTTCATCAATCTCGTAACTTACAAGGCCATGacattctctccttctaTTACCTCTGTAGATACTGTCCGAGCCTATCACTCAGGTCCACAGTATTTTGTCGAGGTGGATATTGTGTTACCCCCTGAAATGCCTCTTTGGGAAGCCCACGACATCGCTCAGGATTTACAAGACCAGATcgagaagctgaaggatGTGGACAGATGCTTCGTGCACGTCGACCATGAGATTTCTCATGAGCCC GAGCATCGTAAGAAGGTATAA
- a CDS encoding ATP-dependent RNA helicase DBP5 — MSDAQASPAPTSWADMVDEDEKQKQGQTMNNQNDGLGEAATETSAPASAPAPTSAPVSNNNDNNGLGETTPSVPADNGWGEAGASNGGNGANNNDGWFDAPVPSSSRPPKKEASDIQLQDDTEGLITSTFQVEVKLADLQGDPDSPLYSVQSFKQLNLHEDLMKGIIAAGFQKPSKIQEKALPLLLSNPPRNLIGQSQSGTGKTAAFTLNMLSRVDPTIPTPQAICIAPSRELARQIQEVVDQIGQFTQVGTFLAVPGSWSRNARIDKQILIGTPGTLVDMLMRGSRILDPRMIRVLVLDEADELIAQQGLGEQTFRIKQLLPPNVQNVLFSATFNDDVQEFADRFAPEANKIFLRKEDITVDAIRQLYLECDSEDQKYEALSALYDCLVIGQSIVFCKRKVTADHIAKRLISEGHAVASLHGDKLSQERDAILDGFRNGETKVLITTNVIARGIDIPAVNMVVNYDVPDLGPGGSGPDIETYIHRIGRTGRFGRKGCSVVFTHDYRSKADVERIMNTLGKPMKRIDARSTTDIEQLEKALKLAMKGPA, encoded by the exons ATGAGCGACGCTCAGGCCTCTCCTGCCCCGACCTCGTGGGCTGATatggttgatgaggatgaaaaacaaaaac AGGGACAAACTATGAACAATCAGAACGACG GATTGGGAGAAGCTGCGACCGAGACCAGTGCCCCTGCctctgctcctgctcctacTTCCGCTCCGGTCAGTAACAACAACGACAACAACGGTTTAGGCGAAACGACTCCTAGTGTCCCTGCAGACAATGGGTGGGGTGAAGCTGGAGCTTCCAATGGCGGTAATGGTGCGAACAATAATGACGGATGGTTCGATGCTCCTGTaccttcgtcttctcgacctccaaagaaggaggctTCCGACATCCAACTCCAAGACGACACTGAAGGTCTGATTACCAGCACCTTCCAGGTCGAG GTCAAACTTGCCGATCTTCAAGGTGACCCCGACTCTCCCCTTTACTCTGTCCAATCTTTCAAGCAGCTTAACCT TCATGAAGATCTCATGAAGGGTATTATTGCCGCTGGATTCCAAAAGCCTTCCAAGATTCAAGAAAAggctcttcctttgctcCTCTCCAATCC TCCCCGAAACCTCATCGGGCAAAGTCAGTCTGGTACTGGTAAGACTGCTGCTTTCACCCTCAACATGTTGAGCCGAGTGGACCCTACCATCCCTACCCCTCAA GCCATCTGTATCGCTCCTTCCCGAGAACTTGCCCGTCAGATTCAAGAAGTTGTAGACCAAATCGGTCAATTCACCCAAGTCGGCACTTTCCTCGCCGTCCCTGGCTCTTGGTCTCGTAATGCCCGAATCGACAAGCAGATCCTCATCGGTACCCCCGGTACCCTGGTGGACATGTTAATGAGAGGCTCAAGGATATTGGACCCTCGGATGATCAGGGTGTTGGTTCTTGACGAGGCTGATGAATTGATCGCACAACAAGGTTTGGGTGAACAGACTTTCAGGATCAAGCA gcttcttcctcccaacGTCCAAAACGTCCTTTTCTCAGCTACTTTTAACGACGACGTTCAAGAGTTTGCAGACCGATTCGCCCCTGAAGCCAACAAGATTTtcttgaggaaggaggacaTTACTGTTGATGCGATCAGACAGCTTTACCTTGAATGTGACAGCGAGGACCAAAAGTACGAGGCCTTGTCTGCTCTGTACGACTGCTTGGTCATTGGACAAAGTATCGTCTTCTGCAAG CGAAAAGTTACCGCCGACCATATTGCCAAGCGTCTTATTTCCGAAGGCCATGCCGTTGCTTCTCTCCACGGCGACAAGCTCTCTCAAGAACGTGATGCTATCCTTGACGGCTTCAGGAATGGTGAGACCAAGGTTCTCATTACTACCAACGTCATTGCTCGAGGTATCGATATTCCTGCTGTGAACATGGTTGTTAACTATGACGTGCCCGACTTGGGACCTGGCGGAAGTGGTCCCGATATCGAGACTTACATCCACCGTATCG GTCGAACCGGTCGATTCGGCCGAAAGGGTTGCTCTGTCGTCTTCACTCACGACTACCGATCCAAGGCCGACGTTGAGCGAATCATGAACACTCTCGGGAAGCCTATGAAGAGAATTGATGCTAGGAGCACGACGGATATCGAGCAGTTGGAAAAGGCTTTGAAGTTGGCTATGAAGGGACCGGCGTAA
- a CDS encoding dolichyl-diphosphooligosaccharide-protein glycosyltransferase, with product MAPKSAKAASKPPTPADTPINQPSADALSKPAAVDIPPTPASPVQVCAPVPPKRFAYPIPSHLSPSTINNTESLLRFVILALVCGAAIGSRLFAVIRFESVIHEFDPWFNYRASKVLVNKGFYEFWNWFDPTAWYPLGRTVGTTLYPGLMVTSGLIWHALRAINLPVDIRNVCVLLAPGFAGLTAWATYLFTTEMSSPSAGLLAAAFIGIVPGYISRSVAGSYDNEAIAIFLLMSSFYSWIKAVKTGSSFWGMITALFYGWMVAAWGGYVFITNMIPLHAFVLIVMGRFNNRLYTAYSSWYVIGTIASMQVPFVEFLPIRTSEHMAALGVFGLLQLMGFVEVVRRLVPGKQFQLLLKAFVVAVFCLSFATLVALTFSGWIAPFAGRFYSLWDTGYAKVHMPIIASVSEHQPTAWPSFYFDLEMLIFFFPAGVFWCFKELRDEQIFVIIYAVLSAYFAGVMVRLMLVITPVACVSAAIAFSKLLEAYIDPVIPESEEEASESQTQAISKTKAKKMAAANANKGGFSFTGILGGKSASGIFGLDTRFAVVSVLSVFLFIFVLHCTYVTSTAYSSPSVVLASRNPDGSQNIIDDFREAYYWIRQNTAEDSVIMSWWDYGYQIAGMADRPTLVDNNTWNNTHIATVGKAMSSSEEVAYPILRKHDVDYVLVIFGGLLGYSGDDINKFLWMVRISQGEWPDEVQEINYFTQRGEYAVDDRATPTMKNSLMYKMSYYRFPELYGGHPAQDRVRGQIIPPNSVTLDTLDEAFTSENWIVRIYKVKKEDPIGRDHKAVTAWNGGKKLKKSPSASEGVKRGSGRPSM from the exons ATGGCACCCAAGTCAGCCAAAGCTGCGTCGAAGCCTCCGACTCCAGCAGACACTCCTATCAATCAACCTTCAGCCGATGCCCTATCAAAACCAGCGGCTGTTGACATACCTCCCACACCAGCATCTCCTGTCCAGGTGTGCGCTCCAGTTCCTCCCAAGAGATTTGCATATCCCATCCCATCACACCTATCTCCGTCGACGATCAACAACACTGAAAGCTTGTTGAGATTTGTCATTCTGGCATTAGTATGCGGTGCTGCAATTGGAAGCCGATTGTTTGCAGTGATCAGATTCGAGTCTGTCATCCATGAATT TGATCCTTGGTTCAATTA CCGAGCCTCCAAAGTTCTTGTTAATAAAGGTTTCTACGAGTTCTGGAACTGGTTTGATCCCACCGCCTGGTATCCTCTCGGCAGAACTGTCGGTACCACCCTCTATCCTGGTTTGATGGTCACCTCTGGACTGATCTGGCATGCTCTTCGGGCAATCAACCTGCCCGTGGACATTCGCAATGTCTGTGTCCTCCTTGCTCCTGGATTCGCCGGATTGACTGCTTGGGCGACTTATCT TTTCACCACTGAAATGTCTTCACCATCAGCTGGTCTATTGGCGGCCGCCTTCATTGGCATTGTACCTGGATATATCTCTCGATCTGTCGCTGGTTCTTATGACAACGAAGCCATtgccatctttctcttgatGAGCTCCTTTTACTCTTGGATTAAGGCTGTCAAAACTGGAAGCTCATTCTGGGGTATGATCACTGCCTTGTTTTACGGGTGGATGGTCGCTGCATGGGGTGGTTATGTTTTCATCACCAACA TGATTCCGTTGCACGCCTTCGTTCTCATTGTCATGGGCAGGTTCAACAACCGACTTTACACCGCTTACTCCTCCTGGTACGTCATTGGAACTATCGCCTCCATGCAAGTCCCCTTTGTGGAGTTCCTCCCCATCCGAACCTCTGAACACATGGCGGCCTTGGGTGTTTTCGGTCTTTTACAGTTGATGGGATTTGTCGAAGTCGTCCGACGACTCGTGCCCGGCAAGCAATTCCagctccttctcaaagcaTTTGTTGTGGCTGTGTTCTGCCTCAGTTTTGCTACCCTCGTCGCATTGACTTTCTCCGGATGGATCGCTCCCTTCGCCGGCCGATTCTATTCTCTTTGGGATACTGGATACGCCAAGGTCCACA TGCCCATTATTGCTTCAGTTTCGGAACACCAGCCCACCGCTTGGCCCTCATTCTACTTTGACCTCGAAATGCTtatattcttcttccctgcCGGTGTCTTCTGGTGTTTCAAGGAGCTTCGAGATGAGCagatcttcgtcatcatttACGCCGTCCTCAGTGCTTACTTTGCCGGTGTCATGGTTCGACTTATGCTTGTCATCACCCCCGTCGCCTGTGTTTCCGCCGCCATTGCGTTCTCCAAGCTTCTTGAGGCGTATATTGACCCCGTCATTCCcgaaagtgaagaggaggctAGCGAATCTCAGACGCAGGCCATCTCCAAGACtaaggcgaagaagatggcagcTGCCAACGCTAATAAGGGCGGATTCTCATTCACTGGAATTTTGGGCGGCAAGTCGGCCTCCGGCATCTTTGGTCTCGACACTCGATTTGCTGTGGTTTCTGTTCTCtctgtcttcctctttatcTTTGTTCTTCATTGCACATACGTAACTTCAACTGCCTattcttcgccttcagTCGTACTTGCATCTCGAAACCCTGACGGTAGCCAAAATATCATTGACGATTTCCGAGAGGCTTACTACTGGATCCGCCAAAACACCGCCGAAGACAGCGTCATCATGTCCTGGTGGGATTATGGCTATCAAATTGCTGGTATGGCTGATCGCCCCACTCTCGTTGACAACAATACTTGGAACAACACTCATATCGCCACAGTTGGTAAGGCTATGTCTTCCAGCGAAGAAGTCGCGTACCCGATCTTGAGGAAACATGATGTTGATTACGTTCTTGTGATCTTCGGAGGCTTACTGGGCTACTCTGGTGACGACATCAACAAGTTTTTGTGGATGGTTAGGATCTCACAAGGTGAATGGCCTGACGAAGTGCAAGAAATCAACTACTTTACTcaaagaggagagtatgCCGTTGATGACAGGGC CACCCCTACTATGAAGAACTCCCTCATGTACAAAATGTCTTACTACCG CTTCCCCGAGCTTTATGGTGGACACCCCGCTCAAGACAGGGTTCGAGGTCAGATTATTCCTCCTAACAGTGTTACTCTTGATACTCTTG ACGAAGCGTTCACATCGGAAAACTGGATCGTCAGAATCTACAAGgtcaagaaagaagatcccATTGGACGAGATCACAAGGCAGTCACTGCCTGGAACGGGGgcaagaagttgaagaagagtccTAGTGCCAGTGAGGGCGTGAAACGGGGCAGCGGGAGACCTAGCATGTGA
- a CDS encoding exocyst complex component EXO84 translates to MASLRRPSTAIPRGPAAVQYDRGTHPPLPSDNKQNRMSKVGEKIKKRLSMRYGGNESFSVAPPLPGAPDFLMGDPYGGLDIATPGEDLAASPFGRYGSSDKESGIQPFQPRDTQEQLADESIRRRGAADATIGEEWNLEELSNEKMDIQAYAKQVLTGADEGEKRRFVAALMREKQSNKKELQKTVFKHYAEFVAISKEISTLENDMLELKELLGQWKDLPQLMGMEDTLAPTLDRNGNLERRRTQRNSVFDLQNLYRNQLTQLWSVVEGSQKYLPVVPGRHLVFELHNVVELNPATYKPKQNVSIFLLNDVLLIAGKRRNKGSSTPGVGSEKDRDRGRMVAERCWNLIELGIVDVKDGGELVNIVKVHRGKEHCVYKAQKSDDKRALINAFRQISREVNEKKRKDSEKEQERRKTMWLGDKNGNGASNSRHPLSTIGLSMADSKDLRWIDEYGDELTMAIAIRDWEESVKLVEKGQALSKSIESDASAHSLLVSRLEQLVPSLVSQISHDLSSPNLRKSSSARLISLLVRLDLADHARDTFLESRRELMFKRVRSIKCDGDVSIYINELAVVIFTIIRHTSDWYMNAFKENKMASGFVTWAKQQIETFVDLFKRQVDASNISQSTVDECLHVTATQNRKLLRDVGLDFTFLLSSLLRPSSNSSDGDWAG, encoded by the exons ATGGCCTCTTTGCGTCGACCATCAACAGCCATCCCTCGTGGACCGGCCGCAGTTCAATATGACCGCGGAACTCATCCACCCCTGCCTAGTGATAACAAACAGAATCGCATGTCAAAGGTCGGAGAAAAGATAAAGAAGCGTTTGAGTATGAG GTATGGCGGGAATGAGTCGTTTTCTGTGGcacctccacttcctgGAGCACCCGATTTCTTAATGGGTGATCCGTACGGGGGCCTTGACATCGCAACGCCGGGAGAAGACTTGGCCGCTTCCCCATTCGGGCGGTATGGTTCTTCAGATAAGGAATCTGGCATCCAGCCGTTCCAACCTCGTGATACTCAAGAGCAACTTGCAGATGAAAGCATTCGACGCCGGGGCGCCGCAGATGCTACTAtaggggaagagtggaatTTAGAAGAGCTCAGTAACGAGAAGATGGACATTCAAGCCTACGCTAAACAGGTTTTGACGGGTGCagatgaaggggaaaaaCGAAGATTTGTGGCTGCTTTAATGAGAGAAAAGCAATCAAACAAGAAAGAGTTACAGAAAACTGTTTTTAAACA CTATGCGGAATTCGTCGCAATATCCAAAGAAATATCTACCTTGGAGAACGACATGCTTGAACTCAAAGAATTATTAGGGCAGTGGAAGGATTTGCCCCAAttgatgggaatggaagatACTTTAGCACCTACACTCGACCGCAATGGCAACT TGGAACGACGTCGCACACAACGCAACTCTGTCTTTGACCTTCAAAACCTCTATCGTAATCAGTTGACCCAACTGTGGTCTGTCGTCGAGGGTTCCCAGAAGTATCTACCCGTGGTGCCTGGCCGTCACCTCGTCTTCGAGCTTCATAATGTCGTCGAGCTCAACCCCGCTACTTACAAACCTAAACAGAATGTCAGCATCTTCCTATTGAATGATGTGCTTTTGATAGctggcaagagaagaaataaGGGAAGCTCAACCCCCGGTGTAGGGAGCGAGAAGGATAGGGATAGAGGCAGGATGGTTGCGGAGCGATGTTGGAATCTCATTGAACTGGGAATTGTCGATGTCAAGGACGGTGGTG AACTGGTTAACATTGTCAAAGTTCACCGAGGGAAAGAACACTGTGTCTACAAAGCCCAGAAATCTGATGACAAAAGGGCACTTATTAATGCCTTCAGACAAATATCTCGAGAAGTcaacgaaaagaagaggaaggacagTGAGAAAGAGCAGGAGCGAAGAAAGACTATGTGGTTAGGCGAT AAAAATGGGAATGGTGCTAGTAATTCTAGacatcctctttcaaccATCGGGCTCTCCATGGCAGACTCGAAGGATCTTCGGTGGATTGATGAGTACGGCGACGAGCTAACAATGGCCATTGCCATTCGAGATTGGGAAGAATCAGTGAAATTAGTCGAAAAAG GTCAAGCTCTCTCCAAGTCCATCGAATCTGACGCCTCCGCCCATTCCCTCCTCGTATCTCGTCTCGAACAGTTAGTTCCTTCCCTCGTATCCCAGATCTCCCACgacctttcttctccaaatctTCGCAAATCTTCATCCGCTCGCCTGATATCGCTCCTTGTTCGACTCGACCTCGCCGATCATGCTCGAGATACCTTTTTGGAGTCTAGGAGAGAGTTAATGTTTAAAAGGGTCCGAAGTATCAAGTGCGATGGAGATGTTAGCATCTACATCAATGAACTAGCCGTGGTGATTTTTACCATTATCAGGCATACCAGCGACTGGTACATGAATGCTTTCAAAGAAAACAAGATGGCGTCTG GCTTTGTGACGTGGGCGAAACAGCAAATTGAAACGTTTGTGGATCTTTTCAAGCGTCAGGTTGATGCATCCAACATCAGTCAATCCACTGTTGATGAATGCTTGCACGTTACAGCTACGCAGAATCGAAAG TTGCTACGAGATGTGGGGCTCGATTtcactttccttctctcttcccttctgcGACCCTCATCCAATTCTTCGGATGGTGATTGGGCtggatga
- a CDS encoding tRNA (guanine(37)-N1)-methyltransferase encodes MSSLGSRALALSPSATIYPPSHTGMTELDRSAFDLDIQILSAVVEPGMIGKLRSHPSLKDLVLDLPKTKPIVECPAELIPAAAQNIKGLKLLRFHLSQENELPEEAKEVLKGAKALVKEVVRLGYDNWNASEILGACLPTTKSEDIPSSFTTTGHIGHMNLREEWLPFRYLIGQVILDKNPGLRTIVNKLDTIHAQFRYFDMEVIAGDNDYISTVNESGCSFTFNFSNVYWNSRLHHEHERLISLFPPGCVIADVMAGVGPFAIPAAKKGCYVLGNDLNPESVKWMRENRLKNKVEPTLRVSEIDGFQFIRIAPLEVWTRPFDPAPPPRVSNRQRDREAKEARRKREQAKHAGQPVTETASMPVPSQKASIESQSVHPPKLISHFIMNLPDSAITFLPSYIGCYAPLLSEKTFVDEYGGKEEAKQKVEMPMVHCYCFTKEIETDKAEIDILQRASINLSFNLTPQVEDYNLHHVRSVAPNKDMYCLSFRLPREVAFRHNENKLSL; translated from the exons ATGTCATCTTTGGGATCCAGAGCACTAGCGCTGTCTCCCTCTGCGACAATTTACCCACCATCTCACACTGGAATGACGGAGCTCGACCGTTCGGCGTTTGACTTGGACATTCAGATACTCTCCGCGGTAGTCGAACCCGGGATGATTGGAAAACTGAGATCACATCCCTCTTTAAAGGA CTTGGTTTTGGATCTGCCCAAGACCAAACCAATTGTGGAGTGCCCTGCTGAACTAAtccctgctgctgctcaaaACATCAAGGGCCTCAAATTGCTCAgattccatctctctcagGAAAACGAGCTGCCCGAAGAGGCGAAAGAAGTGTTGAAAGGAGCAAAGGCTTTAGTCAAGGAGGTTGTTAGATTAGGGTACGACAACTGGAACGCTT CGGAGATCCTTGGAGCCTGCCTTCCTACAACAAAAAGCGAGgacatcccttcttcattcacaACAACAGGTCATATAGGTCATATGAATTTGCGTGAGGAGTGGTTACCTTTCCGATATCTCATCGGTCAAGTGATTCTCGAT AAAAATCCGGGTTTGAGGACTATAGTTAACAAGCTGGATACCATTCATGCCCAATTCCGATACTTTGACATGGAAGTGATCGCGGGTGACAATGATTATATTTCGACGGTT AATGAGTCTGGATGTTCTTTCACCTTCAATTTTTCCAACGTATACTGGAactctcgtcttcatcatgaGCATGAACGACTGATTAGCCTGTTCCCCCCTGGCTGTGTCATTGCAGATGTCATGGCTGGGGTTGGACCTTTTGCTATCCCTGCCGCCAAGAAAGGATGCTACGTACTCGGAAATGACCTCAACCCTGAGAGTGTTAAATGGATGAGAGAAAATAGGCTTAAAAATAAG GTTGAACCGACATTGCGAGTGTCAGAAATTGATGGATTTCAGTTCATTCGTATAGCGCCACTTGAAGTTTGGACCCGTCCTTTTGACCCTGCCCCTCCCCCCAGAGTGTCTAACCGCCAACGAGATCgtgaagcaaaagaagcacGACGGAAAAGGGAACAGGCTAAACATGCTGGCCAACCAGTCACAGAGACTGCCTCTATGCCAGTTCCCTCTCAGAAAGCCTCTATCGAGTCCCAGTCCgtccatcctccaaaatTAATTTCCCACTTCATTATGAATCTCCCTGATTCTGCgatcaccttcctcccctcaTACATAGGTTGCTACGCTCCACTCCTTTCGGAGAAAACCTTCGTCGATGAGTACGGGggtaaagaagaagcgaagCAAAAGGTCGAAATGCCCATGGTGCACTGTTATTGTTTCACTAAGGAAATTGAAACTGACAAGGCAGAGATAGACATTTTACAG CGAGCATCCATTAACCTATCTTTCAATCTCACCCCTCAAGTCGAGGATTATAACCTTCATCACGTTCGCTCTGTTGCCCCCAACAAAGACATGTACTGTCTGTCATTCAGGTTACCCCGAGAAGTGGCTTTCAGACATAACGAAAATAAGCTGTCCTTATAG
- a CDS encoding single-stranded nucleic acid binding protein, with protein sequence MQSTQPVASSSSTPVGPNPDRLYVGNLSPTVDEFTLIQIFSKYGKITKLDFMFHKTGVLKGKPRGFAFIQFLDKADALKAMVKLHDRLLRGRKLVVTYASSAPPDNSMLPTKGRRAEPPKTTTLSLLKSQRKPQSTAAQIAAMEAKLASMQQRKPAGENWVPGSDVESPAEASRSASPIPNVPSEELLGDIEGEKAAAELEIEMQSELAGQRSDAAQKDGKMAESPSRSPALSDSFLPSMTRHKPLEQAEPVRRGFASLPKKPVF encoded by the exons ATGCAGTCCACGCAACCAGTcgcctcatcttcctctactCCTGTAGGACCAAACCCAGACCGTCTTTACGTTGGGAATCTCTCCCCCACTGTCGACGAGTTTACTCTTATCCAGATCTTTTCAAAGTATGGCAAGATCACCAAACTCGACTTCATGTTCCACAAAACAGGAGTACTCAAGGGGAAACCAAGAGGGTTTGCATTCATTCAATTCTTAGACAAAGCA GATGCCCTCAAAGCAATGGTCAAACTTCATGATCGGCTTCTTCGAGGCCGTAAGCTTGTGGTCACCTACGCCAGCTCG GCGCCTCCTGACAACTCCATGTTACCTACTAAAGGTCGTAGAGCGGAACCCCCTAAGACCACTACTCTGTCCTTGCTGAAGAGCCAACGCAAACCCCAATC TACTGCTGCGCAAATAGCAGCCATGGAAGCTAAGCTCGCTTCGATGCAACAACGCAAACCCGCCGGCGAGAACTGGGTTCCAGGCTCGGATGTTGAATCTCCCGCCGAGGCTTCCCGTAGCGCATCACCTATCCCAAACGTACCTTCGGAAGAGCTACTTGGGGATAttgaaggggaaaaggcaGCAGCGGAGCTTGAAATAGAAATGCAGTCCGAGCTGGCAGGACAAAGGAGTGATGCTGCTCAGAAAGACGGGAAGATGGCCGAATCACCAAGCAGATCGCCTGCTTTGTCTGATagctttcttccatctATGACACGGCACAAACCATTGGAGCAAGCAGAGCCGGTCAGAAGAGGGTTTGCGTCTTTGCCCAAGAAACCTGTGTTCTGA